The following are from one region of the Andrena cerasifolii isolate SP2316 chromosome 1, iyAndCera1_principal, whole genome shotgun sequence genome:
- the Glut1 gene encoding glucose transporter 1 isoform X6, with amino-acid sequence MADSRGFKPINQLWQSAAVSTDPDSECLYEEISGLSGSQDTEPGPAGAAVGEEEEEEEEEEEEEEEEEEEEEEEEEERGRLDFGAQVGGSSWWRQSKASSEKGSIKHAASSTVNGRKVSKSVGTSARSRSRSADRPSSGRQDIIRVEEEQYASRRTYVESGTGAVLPPATGLKLTRGRATSTVARYLHSASTNTGHYHHHHHGLYGPYPAGSTGRPTGRHHQHHHPSRGSFSNETQEEVQEDDEATLRELLVSLQKQVSVMSMNLSAKLDELQRGDRQLDTTFALCEIRTQLKELTKSVESCQSEVSEVKRDMVAIKQELDTVQHVKEEIEELREYVDRLEEHSHRRKLRLLEQGLTLFLSYAILAAVLGMLQFGYNTGVINAPEVNIENFMKDVYKDRYGEDISDDTVKKFYSLAVSIFAIGGMLGGFSGGTIANRFGRKGGLLLNNVLGIVGACLMGCTKIAHSYEMLFFGRFIIGVNCGLNTSLVPMYISEIAPLNLRGGLGTVNQLAVTVGLLVSQVLGIEQILGTNEGWPVLLGLAICPAILQLLLLPVCPESPRYLLITKQWEEEARKALRRLRASNQVEEDIEEMRAEERAQQAESRISMTELICSPTLRAPLVIGVVMQLSQQLSGINAVFYYSTNLFTSSGLTEESAKFATIGIGAIMVCMTLVSIPLMDRTGRRTLHLYGLGGMFIFSIFITISFLIKEFFGYVQEMIDWMSYLSVVSTLSFVVFFAVGPGSIPWMITAELFSQGPRPAAMSIAVLVNWIANFVVGIGFPSMKTSLENYTFLPFSAFLAIFWIFTYKKVPETKNKTFEEILALFRHGNDRSSLRDSRLYGSMLNCVNALEGHIPPAESAALMVAEEKPHPDSL; translated from the exons ATGGCCGATTCACGCGGCTTCAAGCCAATAAACCAGTTGTGGCAGAGCGCGGCAGTGTCGACGGACCCGGATTCGGAGTGCCTCTACGAGGAGATCTCGGGCCTTTCGGGGTCCCAGGATACGGAGCCAGGGCCGGCTGGTGCCGCCgtcggggaggaggaggaggaagaggaggaggaggaggaggaagaggaggaagaagaagaggaagaagaggaagaggaggaggagagaggGAGGCTAGATTTCGGTGCACAGGTCGGCGGTAGCAGCTGGTGGAGACAGAGCAAGGCTAGTAGCGAGAAGGGCTCGATAAAGCACGCGGCAAGCAGCACCGTCAACGGGCGGAAAGTCAGCAAAAGTGTGGGGACTAGCGCGAGATCGCGCAGCAGATCGGCCGATCGGCCATCGAGCGGACGTCAGGACATCATCAGGGTGGAGGAGGAGCAGTATGCCTCACGCAGAACCTACGTGGAGTCCGGTACAGGCGCCGTACTGCCGCCTGCTACCGGCCTCAAGCTGACCAGGGGGCGTGCAACCAGCACCGTCGCCCGCTACTTGCACTCGGCCTCCACCAACACCGGCCACTATCACCATCATCACCACGGGCTGTACGGACCGTATCCAGCCGGCAGCACCGGCAGGCCGACCGGCAGACACCATCAGCATCATCACCCAAGCCGCGGCTCGTTCAGTAATGAGACGCAGGAAGAGGTACAGGAGGACGATGAAGCCACTCTACGGGAGTTGCTTGTAAG TCTGCAGAAACAGGTCAGCGTTATGAGTATGAACTTGAGTGCCAAGCTGGACGAGCTGCAGCGGGGTGACCGCCAGCTGGACACCACCTTCGCCCTCTGCGAGATCCGCACGCAGCTGAAGGAACTCACCAAGAGCGTCGAGTCTTGCCAGAGCGAGGTCAGCGAGGTGAAACGGGACATGGTCGCGATCAAG CAAGAACTAGATACAGTACAGCATGTGAAAGAGGAGATCGAGGAATTACGAGAATACGTGGATCGACTGGAAGAGCATTCCCATCGACGGAAACTTAGGCTTTTGGAGCAG GGGCTAACACTGTTCCTGTCGTATGCAATACTGGCAGCAGTTTTAGGGATGCTGCAGTTTGGATACAACACCGGGGTCATTAACGCGCCGGAAGTG aacattgaaaatttcatgaaaGACGTGTACAAGGACAGGTACGGGGAGGACATTTCCGACGATACCGTGAAGAAATTTTACTCCCTGGCCGTGAGCATATTCGCGATCGGTGGTATGCTAGGTGGTTTTAGCGGAGGAACAATTGCCAACAGATTTGGCAG AAAGGGGGGCTTACTGCTAAACAACGTGCTGGGCATCGTGGGGGCGTGCCTGATGGGTTGCACAAAGATTGCTCACTCGTACGAAATGTTGTTCTTCGGACGGTTCATCATCGGTGTCAATTGTGGCTTGAACACCTCGTTGGTTCCCATGTACATATCGGAGATAGCACCACTGAACCTGAGAGGCGGCCTAGGCACGGTGAACCAGCTCGCTGTTACGGTGGGTCTCCTGGTCTCCCAGGTGCTGGGCATCGAGCAAATCCTTGGGACAAATGAGGGTTGGCCGGTTCTCTTAGGGCTGGCTATCTGCCCTGCCATTCTACAGTTATTGCTGCTTCCAGTTTGCCCCGAATCACCAAG ATATTTGCTCATTACCAAACAGTGGGAGGAAGAGGCCCGTAAAGCTTTGAGAAGGTTGAGAGCCAGTAACCAAGTGGAGGAAGATATTGAGGAGATGAGGGCGGAAGAACGGGCTCAACAAGCCGAGTCTAGGATATCGATGACGGAGCTCATATGTAGCCCGACTTTGAGAGCGCCACTCGTGATCGGCGTGGTTATGCAACTTTCCCAACAGCTTTCGGGCATTAATGCT GTGTTTTACTATTCGACAAATTTGTTCACTAGTTCTGGCTTGACAGAGGAGAGTGCCAAGTTTGCAACCATTGGCATAGGTGCCATTATGGTTTGTATGACGTTAGTATCCATCCCGCTAATGGATAGAACAGGAAGACGTACACTGCACTTATACGGTCTTGGTGGCATGTTTATCTTTTCAATATTCATCACAATTTCTTTTCTCATAAAG GAGTTCTTCGGTTATGTGCAGGAAATGATTGACTGGATGTCGTATCTGTCGGTCGTGTCGACGCTCAGTTTCGTGGTGTTCTTTGCGGTGGGGCCTGGCTCCATACCTTGGATGATCACGGCCGAGCTGTTCTCGCAGGGCCCCAGACCCGCTGCCATGTCTATCGCGGTCCTCGTCAATTGGATAGCTAATTTTGTGGTTGGCATTGGTTTCCCGAGTATGAAG ACAAGCCTTGAAAACTACACGTTCCTACCGTTCAGCGCATTCCTAGCCATCTTCTGGATCTTCACGTACAAGAAGGTTCCCGAGACCAAGAATAAAACGTTCGAAGAAATTCTAGCTTTATTCAGGCACGGTAACGACAG GAGCAGCTTGCGGGACAGCAGACTTTATGG
- the Glut1 gene encoding glucose transporter 1 isoform X5, with protein MADSRGFKPINQLWQSAAVSTDPDSECLYEEISGLSGSQDTEPGPAGAAVGEEEEEEEEEEEEEEEEEEEEEEEEEERGRLDFGAQVGGSSWWRQSKASSEKGSIKHAASSTVNGRKVSKSVGTSARSRSRSADRPSSGRQDIIRVEEEQYASRRTYVESGTGAVLPPATGLKLTRGRATSTVARYLHSASTNTGHYHHHHHGLYGPYPAGSTGRPTGRHHQHHHPSRGSFSNETQEEVQEDDEATLRELLVSLQKQVSVMSMNLSAKLDELQRGDRQLDTTFALCEIRTQLKELTKSVESCQSEVSEVKRDMVAIKQELDTVQHVKEEIEELREYVDRLEEHSHRRKLRLLEQGLTLFLSYAILAAVLGMLQFGYNTGVINAPEVNIENFMKDVYKDRYGEDISDDTVKKFYSLAVSIFAIGGMLGGFSGGTIANRFGRKGGLLLNNVLGIVGACLMGCTKIAHSYEMLFFGRFIIGVNCGLNTSLVPMYISEIAPLNLRGGLGTVNQLAVTVGLLVSQVLGIEQILGTNEGWPVLLGLAICPAILQLLLLPVCPESPRYLLITKQWEEEARKALRRLRASNQVEEDIEEMRAEERAQQAESRISMTELICSPTLRAPLVIGVVMQLSQQLSGINAVFYYSTNLFTSSGLTEESAKFATIGIGAIMVCMTLVSIPLMDRTGRRTLHLYGLGGMFIFSIFITISFLIKEFFGYVQEMIDWMSYLSVVSTLSFVVFFAVGPGSIPWMITAELFSQGPRPAAMSIAVLVNWIANFVVGIGFPSMKTSLENYTFLPFSAFLAIFWIFTYKKVPETKNKTFEEILALFRHGNDRSSLRDSRLYGCVCSWIRAIFRRTRSTGETTAPASPATLSEQRCLTMGNSSS; from the exons ATGGCCGATTCACGCGGCTTCAAGCCAATAAACCAGTTGTGGCAGAGCGCGGCAGTGTCGACGGACCCGGATTCGGAGTGCCTCTACGAGGAGATCTCGGGCCTTTCGGGGTCCCAGGATACGGAGCCAGGGCCGGCTGGTGCCGCCgtcggggaggaggaggaggaagaggaggaggaggaggaggaagaggaggaagaagaagaggaagaagaggaagaggaggaggagagaggGAGGCTAGATTTCGGTGCACAGGTCGGCGGTAGCAGCTGGTGGAGACAGAGCAAGGCTAGTAGCGAGAAGGGCTCGATAAAGCACGCGGCAAGCAGCACCGTCAACGGGCGGAAAGTCAGCAAAAGTGTGGGGACTAGCGCGAGATCGCGCAGCAGATCGGCCGATCGGCCATCGAGCGGACGTCAGGACATCATCAGGGTGGAGGAGGAGCAGTATGCCTCACGCAGAACCTACGTGGAGTCCGGTACAGGCGCCGTACTGCCGCCTGCTACCGGCCTCAAGCTGACCAGGGGGCGTGCAACCAGCACCGTCGCCCGCTACTTGCACTCGGCCTCCACCAACACCGGCCACTATCACCATCATCACCACGGGCTGTACGGACCGTATCCAGCCGGCAGCACCGGCAGGCCGACCGGCAGACACCATCAGCATCATCACCCAAGCCGCGGCTCGTTCAGTAATGAGACGCAGGAAGAGGTACAGGAGGACGATGAAGCCACTCTACGGGAGTTGCTTGTAAG TCTGCAGAAACAGGTCAGCGTTATGAGTATGAACTTGAGTGCCAAGCTGGACGAGCTGCAGCGGGGTGACCGCCAGCTGGACACCACCTTCGCCCTCTGCGAGATCCGCACGCAGCTGAAGGAACTCACCAAGAGCGTCGAGTCTTGCCAGAGCGAGGTCAGCGAGGTGAAACGGGACATGGTCGCGATCAAG CAAGAACTAGATACAGTACAGCATGTGAAAGAGGAGATCGAGGAATTACGAGAATACGTGGATCGACTGGAAGAGCATTCCCATCGACGGAAACTTAGGCTTTTGGAGCAG GGGCTAACACTGTTCCTGTCGTATGCAATACTGGCAGCAGTTTTAGGGATGCTGCAGTTTGGATACAACACCGGGGTCATTAACGCGCCGGAAGTG aacattgaaaatttcatgaaaGACGTGTACAAGGACAGGTACGGGGAGGACATTTCCGACGATACCGTGAAGAAATTTTACTCCCTGGCCGTGAGCATATTCGCGATCGGTGGTATGCTAGGTGGTTTTAGCGGAGGAACAATTGCCAACAGATTTGGCAG AAAGGGGGGCTTACTGCTAAACAACGTGCTGGGCATCGTGGGGGCGTGCCTGATGGGTTGCACAAAGATTGCTCACTCGTACGAAATGTTGTTCTTCGGACGGTTCATCATCGGTGTCAATTGTGGCTTGAACACCTCGTTGGTTCCCATGTACATATCGGAGATAGCACCACTGAACCTGAGAGGCGGCCTAGGCACGGTGAACCAGCTCGCTGTTACGGTGGGTCTCCTGGTCTCCCAGGTGCTGGGCATCGAGCAAATCCTTGGGACAAATGAGGGTTGGCCGGTTCTCTTAGGGCTGGCTATCTGCCCTGCCATTCTACAGTTATTGCTGCTTCCAGTTTGCCCCGAATCACCAAG ATATTTGCTCATTACCAAACAGTGGGAGGAAGAGGCCCGTAAAGCTTTGAGAAGGTTGAGAGCCAGTAACCAAGTGGAGGAAGATATTGAGGAGATGAGGGCGGAAGAACGGGCTCAACAAGCCGAGTCTAGGATATCGATGACGGAGCTCATATGTAGCCCGACTTTGAGAGCGCCACTCGTGATCGGCGTGGTTATGCAACTTTCCCAACAGCTTTCGGGCATTAATGCT GTGTTTTACTATTCGACAAATTTGTTCACTAGTTCTGGCTTGACAGAGGAGAGTGCCAAGTTTGCAACCATTGGCATAGGTGCCATTATGGTTTGTATGACGTTAGTATCCATCCCGCTAATGGATAGAACAGGAAGACGTACACTGCACTTATACGGTCTTGGTGGCATGTTTATCTTTTCAATATTCATCACAATTTCTTTTCTCATAAAG GAGTTCTTCGGTTATGTGCAGGAAATGATTGACTGGATGTCGTATCTGTCGGTCGTGTCGACGCTCAGTTTCGTGGTGTTCTTTGCGGTGGGGCCTGGCTCCATACCTTGGATGATCACGGCCGAGCTGTTCTCGCAGGGCCCCAGACCCGCTGCCATGTCTATCGCGGTCCTCGTCAATTGGATAGCTAATTTTGTGGTTGGCATTGGTTTCCCGAGTATGAAG ACAAGCCTTGAAAACTACACGTTCCTACCGTTCAGCGCATTCCTAGCCATCTTCTGGATCTTCACGTACAAGAAGGTTCCCGAGACCAAGAATAAAACGTTCGAAGAAATTCTAGCTTTATTCAGGCACGGTAACGACAG GAGCAGCTTGCGGGACAGCAGACTTTATGG
- the Glut1 gene encoding glucose transporter 1 isoform X8, translated as MADSRGFKPINQLWQSAAVSTDPDSECLYEEISGLSGSQDTEPGPAGAAVGEEEEEEEEEEEEEEEEEEEEEEEEEERGRLDFGAQVGGSSWWRQSKASSEKGSIKHAASSTVNGRKVSKSVGTSARSRSRSADRPSSGRQDIIRVEEEQYASRRTYVESGTGAVLPPATGLKLTRGRATSTVARYLHSASTNTGHYHHHHHGLYGPYPAGSTGRPTGRHHQHHHPSRGSFSNETQEEVQEDDEATLRELLVSLQKQVSVMSMNLSAKLDELQRGDRQLDTTFALCEIRTQLKELTKSVESCQSEVSEVKRDMVAIKQELDTVQHVKEEIEELREYVDRLEEHSHRRKLRLLEQGLTLFLSYAILAAVLGMLQFGYNTGVINAPEVNIENFMKDVYKDRYGEDISDDTVKKFYSLAVSIFAIGGMLGGFSGGTIANRFGRKGGLLLNNVLGIVGACLMGCTKIAHSYEMLFFGRFIIGVNCGLNTSLVPMYISEIAPLNLRGGLGTVNQLAVTVGLLVSQVLGIEQILGTNEGWPVLLGLAICPAILQLLLLPVCPESPRYLLITKQWEEEARKALRRLRASNQVEEDIEEMRAEERAQQAESRISMTELICSPTLRAPLVIGVVMQLSQQLSGINAVFYYSTNLFTSSGLTEESAKFATIGIGAIMVCMTLVSIPLMDRTGRRTLHLYGLGGMFIFSIFITISFLIKEFFGYVQEMIDWMSYLSVVSTLSFVVFFAVGPGSIPWMITAELFSQGPRPAAMSIAVLVNWIANFVVGIGFPSMKTSLENYTFLPFSAFLAIFWIFTYKKVPETKNKTFEEILALFRHGNDRSSLRDSRLYGEEELATNSSKETVLSDATTANHTHATDKP; from the exons ATGGCCGATTCACGCGGCTTCAAGCCAATAAACCAGTTGTGGCAGAGCGCGGCAGTGTCGACGGACCCGGATTCGGAGTGCCTCTACGAGGAGATCTCGGGCCTTTCGGGGTCCCAGGATACGGAGCCAGGGCCGGCTGGTGCCGCCgtcggggaggaggaggaggaagaggaggaggaggaggaggaagaggaggaagaagaagaggaagaagaggaagaggaggaggagagaggGAGGCTAGATTTCGGTGCACAGGTCGGCGGTAGCAGCTGGTGGAGACAGAGCAAGGCTAGTAGCGAGAAGGGCTCGATAAAGCACGCGGCAAGCAGCACCGTCAACGGGCGGAAAGTCAGCAAAAGTGTGGGGACTAGCGCGAGATCGCGCAGCAGATCGGCCGATCGGCCATCGAGCGGACGTCAGGACATCATCAGGGTGGAGGAGGAGCAGTATGCCTCACGCAGAACCTACGTGGAGTCCGGTACAGGCGCCGTACTGCCGCCTGCTACCGGCCTCAAGCTGACCAGGGGGCGTGCAACCAGCACCGTCGCCCGCTACTTGCACTCGGCCTCCACCAACACCGGCCACTATCACCATCATCACCACGGGCTGTACGGACCGTATCCAGCCGGCAGCACCGGCAGGCCGACCGGCAGACACCATCAGCATCATCACCCAAGCCGCGGCTCGTTCAGTAATGAGACGCAGGAAGAGGTACAGGAGGACGATGAAGCCACTCTACGGGAGTTGCTTGTAAG TCTGCAGAAACAGGTCAGCGTTATGAGTATGAACTTGAGTGCCAAGCTGGACGAGCTGCAGCGGGGTGACCGCCAGCTGGACACCACCTTCGCCCTCTGCGAGATCCGCACGCAGCTGAAGGAACTCACCAAGAGCGTCGAGTCTTGCCAGAGCGAGGTCAGCGAGGTGAAACGGGACATGGTCGCGATCAAG CAAGAACTAGATACAGTACAGCATGTGAAAGAGGAGATCGAGGAATTACGAGAATACGTGGATCGACTGGAAGAGCATTCCCATCGACGGAAACTTAGGCTTTTGGAGCAG GGGCTAACACTGTTCCTGTCGTATGCAATACTGGCAGCAGTTTTAGGGATGCTGCAGTTTGGATACAACACCGGGGTCATTAACGCGCCGGAAGTG aacattgaaaatttcatgaaaGACGTGTACAAGGACAGGTACGGGGAGGACATTTCCGACGATACCGTGAAGAAATTTTACTCCCTGGCCGTGAGCATATTCGCGATCGGTGGTATGCTAGGTGGTTTTAGCGGAGGAACAATTGCCAACAGATTTGGCAG AAAGGGGGGCTTACTGCTAAACAACGTGCTGGGCATCGTGGGGGCGTGCCTGATGGGTTGCACAAAGATTGCTCACTCGTACGAAATGTTGTTCTTCGGACGGTTCATCATCGGTGTCAATTGTGGCTTGAACACCTCGTTGGTTCCCATGTACATATCGGAGATAGCACCACTGAACCTGAGAGGCGGCCTAGGCACGGTGAACCAGCTCGCTGTTACGGTGGGTCTCCTGGTCTCCCAGGTGCTGGGCATCGAGCAAATCCTTGGGACAAATGAGGGTTGGCCGGTTCTCTTAGGGCTGGCTATCTGCCCTGCCATTCTACAGTTATTGCTGCTTCCAGTTTGCCCCGAATCACCAAG ATATTTGCTCATTACCAAACAGTGGGAGGAAGAGGCCCGTAAAGCTTTGAGAAGGTTGAGAGCCAGTAACCAAGTGGAGGAAGATATTGAGGAGATGAGGGCGGAAGAACGGGCTCAACAAGCCGAGTCTAGGATATCGATGACGGAGCTCATATGTAGCCCGACTTTGAGAGCGCCACTCGTGATCGGCGTGGTTATGCAACTTTCCCAACAGCTTTCGGGCATTAATGCT GTGTTTTACTATTCGACAAATTTGTTCACTAGTTCTGGCTTGACAGAGGAGAGTGCCAAGTTTGCAACCATTGGCATAGGTGCCATTATGGTTTGTATGACGTTAGTATCCATCCCGCTAATGGATAGAACAGGAAGACGTACACTGCACTTATACGGTCTTGGTGGCATGTTTATCTTTTCAATATTCATCACAATTTCTTTTCTCATAAAG GAGTTCTTCGGTTATGTGCAGGAAATGATTGACTGGATGTCGTATCTGTCGGTCGTGTCGACGCTCAGTTTCGTGGTGTTCTTTGCGGTGGGGCCTGGCTCCATACCTTGGATGATCACGGCCGAGCTGTTCTCGCAGGGCCCCAGACCCGCTGCCATGTCTATCGCGGTCCTCGTCAATTGGATAGCTAATTTTGTGGTTGGCATTGGTTTCCCGAGTATGAAG ACAAGCCTTGAAAACTACACGTTCCTACCGTTCAGCGCATTCCTAGCCATCTTCTGGATCTTCACGTACAAGAAGGTTCCCGAGACCAAGAATAAAACGTTCGAAGAAATTCTAGCTTTATTCAGGCACGGTAACGACAG GAGCAGCTTGCGGGACAGCAGACTTTATGG
- the Glut1 gene encoding glucose transporter 1 isoform X11: MADSRGFKPINQLWQSAAVSTDPDSECLYEEISGLSGSQDTEPGPAGAAVGEEEEEEEEEEEEEEEEEEEEEEEEEERGRLDFGAQVGGSSWWRQSKASSEKGSIKHAASSTVNGRKVSKSVGTSARSRSRSADRPSSGRQDIIRVEEEQYASRRTYVESGTGAVLPPATGLKLTRGRATSTVARYLHSASTNTGHYHHHHHGLYGPYPAGSTGRPTGRHHQHHHPSRGSFSNETQEEVQEDDEATLRELLVSLQKQVSVMSMNLSAKLDELQRGDRQLDTTFALCEIRTQLKELTKSVESCQSEVSEVKRDMVAIKQELDTVQHVKEEIEELREYVDRLEEHSHRRKLRLLEQGLTLFLSYAILAAVLGMLQFGYNTGVINAPEVNIENFMKDVYKDRYGEDISDDTVKKFYSLAVSIFAIGGMLGGFSGGTIANRFGRYLLITKQWEEEARKALRRLRASNQVEEDIEEMRAEERAQQAESRISMTELICSPTLRAPLVIGVVMQLSQQLSGINAVFYYSTNLFTSSGLTEESAKFATIGIGAIMVCMTLVSIPLMDRTGRRTLHLYGLGGMFIFSIFITISFLIKEFFGYVQEMIDWMSYLSVVSTLSFVVFFAVGPGSIPWMITAELFSQGPRPAAMSIAVLVNWIANFVVGIGFPSMKTSLENYTFLPFSAFLAIFWIFTYKKVPETKNKTFEEILALFRHGNDRSSLRDSRLYGSMLNCVNALEGHIPPAESAALMVAEEKPHPDSFVFAAGSERSSAALAQPERPPPPLPPPRFPNSGV, translated from the exons ATGGCCGATTCACGCGGCTTCAAGCCAATAAACCAGTTGTGGCAGAGCGCGGCAGTGTCGACGGACCCGGATTCGGAGTGCCTCTACGAGGAGATCTCGGGCCTTTCGGGGTCCCAGGATACGGAGCCAGGGCCGGCTGGTGCCGCCgtcggggaggaggaggaggaagaggaggaggaggaggaggaagaggaggaagaagaagaggaagaagaggaagaggaggaggagagaggGAGGCTAGATTTCGGTGCACAGGTCGGCGGTAGCAGCTGGTGGAGACAGAGCAAGGCTAGTAGCGAGAAGGGCTCGATAAAGCACGCGGCAAGCAGCACCGTCAACGGGCGGAAAGTCAGCAAAAGTGTGGGGACTAGCGCGAGATCGCGCAGCAGATCGGCCGATCGGCCATCGAGCGGACGTCAGGACATCATCAGGGTGGAGGAGGAGCAGTATGCCTCACGCAGAACCTACGTGGAGTCCGGTACAGGCGCCGTACTGCCGCCTGCTACCGGCCTCAAGCTGACCAGGGGGCGTGCAACCAGCACCGTCGCCCGCTACTTGCACTCGGCCTCCACCAACACCGGCCACTATCACCATCATCACCACGGGCTGTACGGACCGTATCCAGCCGGCAGCACCGGCAGGCCGACCGGCAGACACCATCAGCATCATCACCCAAGCCGCGGCTCGTTCAGTAATGAGACGCAGGAAGAGGTACAGGAGGACGATGAAGCCACTCTACGGGAGTTGCTTGTAAG TCTGCAGAAACAGGTCAGCGTTATGAGTATGAACTTGAGTGCCAAGCTGGACGAGCTGCAGCGGGGTGACCGCCAGCTGGACACCACCTTCGCCCTCTGCGAGATCCGCACGCAGCTGAAGGAACTCACCAAGAGCGTCGAGTCTTGCCAGAGCGAGGTCAGCGAGGTGAAACGGGACATGGTCGCGATCAAG CAAGAACTAGATACAGTACAGCATGTGAAAGAGGAGATCGAGGAATTACGAGAATACGTGGATCGACTGGAAGAGCATTCCCATCGACGGAAACTTAGGCTTTTGGAGCAG GGGCTAACACTGTTCCTGTCGTATGCAATACTGGCAGCAGTTTTAGGGATGCTGCAGTTTGGATACAACACCGGGGTCATTAACGCGCCGGAAGTG aacattgaaaatttcatgaaaGACGTGTACAAGGACAGGTACGGGGAGGACATTTCCGACGATACCGTGAAGAAATTTTACTCCCTGGCCGTGAGCATATTCGCGATCGGTGGTATGCTAGGTGGTTTTAGCGGAGGAACAATTGCCAACAGATTTGGCAG ATATTTGCTCATTACCAAACAGTGGGAGGAAGAGGCCCGTAAAGCTTTGAGAAGGTTGAGAGCCAGTAACCAAGTGGAGGAAGATATTGAGGAGATGAGGGCGGAAGAACGGGCTCAACAAGCCGAGTCTAGGATATCGATGACGGAGCTCATATGTAGCCCGACTTTGAGAGCGCCACTCGTGATCGGCGTGGTTATGCAACTTTCCCAACAGCTTTCGGGCATTAATGCT GTGTTTTACTATTCGACAAATTTGTTCACTAGTTCTGGCTTGACAGAGGAGAGTGCCAAGTTTGCAACCATTGGCATAGGTGCCATTATGGTTTGTATGACGTTAGTATCCATCCCGCTAATGGATAGAACAGGAAGACGTACACTGCACTTATACGGTCTTGGTGGCATGTTTATCTTTTCAATATTCATCACAATTTCTTTTCTCATAAAG GAGTTCTTCGGTTATGTGCAGGAAATGATTGACTGGATGTCGTATCTGTCGGTCGTGTCGACGCTCAGTTTCGTGGTGTTCTTTGCGGTGGGGCCTGGCTCCATACCTTGGATGATCACGGCCGAGCTGTTCTCGCAGGGCCCCAGACCCGCTGCCATGTCTATCGCGGTCCTCGTCAATTGGATAGCTAATTTTGTGGTTGGCATTGGTTTCCCGAGTATGAAG ACAAGCCTTGAAAACTACACGTTCCTACCGTTCAGCGCATTCCTAGCCATCTTCTGGATCTTCACGTACAAGAAGGTTCCCGAGACCAAGAATAAAACGTTCGAAGAAATTCTAGCTTTATTCAGGCACGGTAACGACAG GAGCAGCTTGCGGGACAGCAGACTTTATGG